A region of the Chloroflexota bacterium genome:
CTGCCGCCTGAGACGGCGCAGTCGGTGGCGCACATGGCGCTGAAGCAGCACCAGGTTTGGCGGGCAGCATCGTCGCTGCTACAGGTGGACGATTCGCGCCTTGAGGTTGACCTTGCCGGGATGCGGCTGTCCAATCCCGTCGGGCTCGCGGCCGGCTACGACAAGGACTGTGAATCGCTGCCGGCATTGGAATCGATAGGCTTTGGCTACTTGACCTGCGGTACGGTAACGGAAATGCCGCGCGCGGGCAATCCCGCGCCGCGTGTGCTGCGCTACGAACGCGATGATGCGCTGGTCAATTCCTACGGGTTCCCGAGCAAGGGCGTCGATTATACGGAGCGCCAGCTCCGAGAGGCGCAGCCGCTCTTGAAAGGCACGCCGGTTGTTGCCAGCGTATCTGGCGTTGCGGCGGACGAAATCCTGCGCTGCCATTTGCGCCTAGAGCCGTATGCGTCTGCAATTGAGATCAATATCAGCTCGCCGAACACATTGGGCTTGCGTATATTCCAGCAGCCGGACACGCTCAGGCAGTTGCTTGGCGCGCTGAATGAGCAAAGGCACAAGCCGCTGTTCATCAAGTTGCCGCCGTACATTGAAATGCCCTCCATCGGCAGCGAGCAACGCGATATGGTGCTCAGCCTAGTCGATGTCTGCGTGGAGCAGGGCGTTGAAGCCGTAACGATTGCCAATACATGGCCCATCCGCGATTCGCGCCTTGCGGTCGGCGCGGGCGGGCTGAGCGGCAAGCCCGTGTTCGCGGACATGGTGAAGATGGTTTCCGACATCCGCGCAGAGGCGGGCAGCGGGCTCGCTATCAACGCGTGCGGCGGCATATTCAGCGGAGAAGACGCGCTCGCTGCAATCCAAGCGGGCGCGACCACGGTGCAGATTCTGACAAGCTTGATATATAGGGGACCCGGCATCGTGCGCCGCATCAACCGGCAAATGCTCACTCAGATGGACATAGAAGGCATGCCCGCGCTGACTTATTAGGTTGTATGGGCATTTGCGTCATTCCTGTGAAGCATGTCCTCGACCCTGATCGGGGAACGGGAATCCAGAGCCGTAAGATGGAGCCGAAGGCTTCCAATAATGCTATCTGCGAACCACTGGATTCCTGCTTCCGCAGGAATGACGGGCTGAAAATCAGAAATGTCCACAAAGCTTAGAAGCCTATCGCCGGAATGGATGCTATGGCGACTGTGCTAGCAGCGACTCGACATCTGTGCGGAAGGGCATGGCGTCTCGGGCGCCGGGCTTGGTGACGGCGAGTGCGCCGGCAGCCGCTCCGAACTTCAGCGCGTTGTCTATGCCATTGCCTTCTGCCAGGGCGACGGCGAGTGCTGCGCCGAATGCGTCTCCTGCTGCCACACTGTCCACCATATCGACTTTGAGTGGCGGCACGAAATACTCTTTGTCTGCGCTCGCTGCGTAAACGCCTTGCTGCCCCAATTTCACGACCGCGACGCCTACGTCCTTGGCGAGCAGCGATTTCGCAGCATCGCGCGCGCCCTGCACACCTTTGACCGATATGCCTGTTAATTCTGCGGCTTCGATCTCGTTCGGCGTCAGGATGTCTGCGGTCGCAAAGCCATCATCGGGCATTGCGGCGGCCGGCGCCGGATCCCAGACAACGCGGACGCCGATGCTGCGTGCGTGCATTGCCGCCGCGACTGAAATCTCAGGTGGCGTCTCCAATTGCAACATCAGGATGTCCGCGCCATTCATCGCGCGCTTTGCCGCTACTAGCTGCTGCTCGTCGCAAGCCATGTTCGCGCCGTACACTGCTGCGATGCGGTTCTGCCCGGCGGCATCGACTAATATCATCGCAATGCCCGTGGAATGAGCGGCATCAAGCGCAACATCGTGCACATCGACGCCTTCTGCGCGCAGCCCGTCTAGCAGCGCGCGTCCGAAATCGTCGTCGCCCACTTTGCCGACCATCCGCACGTCCGCGCCAAGCCGCGCCAGCGCAACCGCCTGATTAGCGCCTTTGCCGCCGCCCGCGGTGAAGAAACCGTCGCCCGCCACCGTTTCACCCAAGTCCGGCATCCGCCGCATCGTTGCGACGAGGTCCATATTGACGCTGCCCAGCACTACGACCTTTGGTTTTGGTGGGTTCTTGCCTGTTGCCATGTCTGCTTGTCCGATTTATCCGCTATCCAATCTTGCCATCGCGCAGTAAATCTTCAAGCACCTGCGCAACGCCGTGTTCTGCGAATGCCGGCGCGATAATGTCCGCCGCCGCGAGCGCTTCCGGCACGGCGTCTCCGACTGCGATGCCGAGATTTACCCATTCGAGCATTTGGATGTCGTTGTAACCGTTGCCGAATGCGACCGTTTCGGACTGCTGAATGCCGAAGTGGTCGCACATCCACTCCAGCGCGTCTTCTTTACCGCCTTGCGAATGCAAGATTTCGCAGAAGTAGGGCAGGGAGCGCGTTACCAGCATTCTGTTGGACAATTCCGGCATAATGTCGCGTTCCAGCATCTCGATGTCGCAATCTTCGCCCACGGCGACGATTCGCGTCAGCCCCTCATCGGCGATTTCGCGCAGGTCTTCCACCAGAACGACATCCATCTCAGTGCGCTGACCGTAGCCTGCCGCCCACTCGCTCATCCTATCCACATAGATGCGCTCGCTGTGATAAGCTACCGCCTGCGTGCCGTCGTTTGATGTGTGATCTTCCAGCGCGTCCAACGCGGCGAGTGCCATATCGGTAGTGAGCGTGTGGTGGTGCAGCACTTCTTCGCTGACCGGGTTGGCGATGTACGCGCCCTGCGATGTGGCGATCGGCACTTCGATGCCTAGTATGCCGCAGTTCGGCGTCGCCGAGCCGAATGTGCGCCCGGTCGCGAGCGTTACGATCGCACCGGCGCGCCGCACAGCATCGACCGCCCTGCGAGTGCGCTCCGCTATCGGGCTGCCCGCAGTGCGTATCGTGCCATCGACATCCAGCGCAATGAGCTTGTACGCCATTTAATCACTTCGAATTGGTGTTAGAATTGTTCGGACTTGCTGACATACAATGTCGGGAAGTGCGAGTGTTCTCTATAAGCGCTGATAATGTAAATTGGACCTGACCACAACGGCACTGGATTCCTGCTTTCGCAGGAATGACGATTCGATAATCAATACGTGCCAAGAATACCGGAAGTACGAGCCACCTCGACAAGTCTAGATATTAGCTCATGAACTTCCTCAAACGCCTGCCGCCGCGCCTGATTCTATGGATTATTCTGCTGCCGGTGGTGTTGTACATCATTATTACAGCACTGCGCGACAGCAATTGAGCCGGCAGAAGCGCAGATTTACCTATGTCTGCGTGCCATATCTGCCTTACTCGCGCCGGCGTTAGTCGCGTATCTCCACGATCATCTCGATTTCGACGGGGATGTCGTTCGGCAGCGATGCCATGCCGACCGCGGATCGCGCGTGCCTGCCCTTGTCGCCGAACACTTCGACCAACAAGTCCGAGCAGCCGTTGGCTACCTGCGGCTGTTGGTTGAATTCCGGTGTGCAATTGACCATTGAAAGCAACTTGACCACGCGCTCCACTCTATCCAAGTCGCCCAGCACGCTCTTGAGCCGCGACAGTAAGTTGATGCCGACCAGCCGCGCGGCTTCGTATCCTTCGTCTAGCGACAAGTCCTTGCCGACTTTGCCGTTCGGCGTGGTGCCGTCATCGCGAGCGGCAGGACCCAAGCCTGCGACGAATAGCAGATTGCCGGTCTGCACCGCAGGCACGTAGTTCGCCATCGGCGGCGGGCTGTCCGGCAATGTGATTCCCAATTCTTTAATTCGCTTCTCGATTTCAGCCATATCGCGAGACCTCCTAACTGATTGCCGCCCCGCATTTTATAGGAAATCGCGCATGGTTTGCCAGAGTGCTGTTAATTCAAGACGATTTCACAAATGCAATATGTACCCTGTCACTTCGAGCGGAGCGAGAAATCTAAAGTCGGAAACAGGTCTGCGTGCAACGATCCCTGCCTTCGCAGGGACGTGCTTCAGATTCCTCACTGCGTTCGGAATGACATGGCAGTAGGTTCGGAATGACAAAGATAGCGCGGAATGACAACATTAGGGATTTGTGAAATCGTCTCGTTAATCTGCTGGTAACTTGCGGAGCGCCTCGGTCACCTGAGCCACTGGATGAGCCACTAGATGCGCCGTCCTTATGTGCTTCTGGAAAAGCCTCTCAATCGTCGAATACATGCTCTCGGTATTGCTTCTGCTTGAAATACCGATCGAATGCGCTCTGGTCCTTATTCCTTGTCCTTTGGCGGAGAGTGTTGCGTTGACACTGGGTTAATCCGCTCCTTCACAGTAACGGCCCCAAACCGTGCCCACTTCGCCAAGCCAATTCTGGAAAGTAGCATCGATGGGAGCGCACAAGCCACTGCCGGTGAAGCGAAGGTAGATCAGGTTATCGAGATTCGTCAGACTTGACGGGATCCCTCCAGCCAGGGCCGTATGCTCAAGTGCCAACTCTTCAAGCGACGATATGTTGCCTATCTCCGCCGGCAGACCTCCTCCAACGGCATTGTGGGACAATTTCAACGCCTTGAGATTCGCCAATTCTCCAATAGACGAGGGAATCGTCCCGGTAATCCCGTTGCCGGCTAGGTTCAATTCAGTGAGCCTATCGAGGTTTCTTATGCTCGCGGGAATCTCTCCAACGAGGTTGTTTCTAGGCAGCGATATTGACTTGACTCGACCGTCATTCCACACTTCAATGCCTTCCCAGTTCCCAAGAGGTTCGTCGCTTTTCCAGTTGTTTCGGCGAGTCCAATCACTTCCACCCAGCGCGTCGTACAGCTCTGTCAGCGTATTGCGGTCATGGTCAGACTGGCAGATTGCGACGGAAGCTTTGTCCAAAGAGCGCATCCATTCGTAAAACTCGTCGGTAGCCGGCGCGCACAGTCCGGTTCGTTCAACTTGTAAGAGCCGCAGCGAAGGCATACTCAACAGGGCTGTGGGCAAAGATTGCTCGCCAATAGGATTGTGAGACAACATCAAGCCTCTTAATTCGGTCATTTCGGCGATCCAGATTGGCAAGCCTGTCACTCCGTTGTGAGAGAAATCCAGAAGTTCGAGCCTGTCCAAGTCCTTCATCTCGGACGGAATCTCGCCCGCAAGAGCATTGTAGGATAGGTCGAGCCGAGTCACACGCCCATTCTCGTCCGTATCGACGCCATGCCAATCGGAAAGGTCTGCTGCGCTCATCCAGTTTTCTTGTCGCGGCCACTCGATGCCATTCATACCTTGATAGATGGCTTCGAGCGCCGCCCTGTCTGTGGCGGGACAGTTGGAGTCGTCAACTGCGTATAGGTCAAGCGTGGCGATCCATGCTCGGAAGACGGCGTTATCAGGTGTACAAAGTTTATTGTTGCGAGCATCGAAACTCTTCATGTTCGCCAGATTCGCCAATGATACGGGAACGAAACCTCGCAGTTTGTTGTCATGAACGTGAAGCCTCTGGAGATTGGACAGCATACCGAAAGAGTCGGGAATGTTGCCTGTTAGTTTGTTGTTAGCCAAACCCACAATCTTCAGCTTGCTCATACTGCTCAGATTTGCCGGGATAGGCCCTTCCAAGTCGTTTCGGTTCAGCGCCAGTCTCTCCAGGTTCTCAAGGTTGCTTAGATTTGCAGGAATGGAACCGCTCAAGTCGTTGCCATTCAGCACGAGTTCTCTAAGGTTCGTCAGGTCTCCCAATTCCGAGGGAATAGCCCCACTCAAGTCATTGTCGCTCAAGATGAGAGACTCAAGGTCTTCTAGGTTGCCCAGCGTCGAAGGGATAGAGCCGCTCAATTCGTTGTCGCCGAGCCACACCTTCTTCAATTTGGCGCTTTGTCCCATTTGTCGGGGTATGCTTCCGCTGATGTCGTTCCCGGACAAGTTGATTTCCTCCATGACGGAGTGCAGACGCGCTATGTCGATAGGTATATCGCCCGTTAGCCGGTTGTCGCTAACGTCTATTTTCTTGAGCAGTAAGAAGTTTTTCCATACCCAGTCTTTTGACGGTAGGCTTCCCTGCAGATTGTTGTCAGCGAGGTTGATGCTCGATACCCCTTCAAAGTAGCCTAATCGCTCCGTGCTGACCCCATACCAATCTCTGAAGGCCGTGCCGGATTGGCACCAGCCGTCGTTAATCGTCCACTGATCACCCCCCGTGGCGTCATATATGGCGCACAGAGCGTCTCTCTGGCTGTAGTTGTTCTGTTGAGCCAAAACGGTGTTGTCTGTGAATACGAGCGTCAGCAGCAAGAGTGCCAATACGAACAATGACACTATTCGTGATAACAGAGATGTAATGTTCTTCAACAGATTGCCCCTTTCGATCAAAATGGTGACGACGTTGTTTGGCTTTGCACATCGACCAAGGACAGTAGCCAACTTTCTATGGCGATAGCCATCGTTTATATAATAATAATCGTAACTATTCGTACAAAACCTGGAATGTGCCATAAGTTACACCAGAATGCTCATATCCACAAGAGCGCTGGCTCGTGTGAGAAATATGCAAAAGTCCCTTCCCTCATCAGGAGGAAAGGCTAGGGTGGGAGGGGTGAAACTTCCGTCAATTGTCCTAAATGTACCCTTTTGCATATTCCTTTAATTCGCGTGGTGGGCCGTGGGCGAACCATCTCAATCCTGTCTATCCTATCGATGCCGTTGGTCCATTAGTGCCGGGCGATTGATAGGCACCTCATAGCTGACGAATCGATACTGACGAGTTTGATATTGATACTGAGCATCAATTTGCGTACAATTGCCGACGGTGAGATTAATGGAATTAGGCTTGACAGACTCGTTAAGGAATGACAAGGTTCGCCTGAATGGAGAATAAACCACACCAAATCTTATAGAGTTAGGGATAGTGAGACACAGGAAAATGGCAACTGTTCTAACCTCTCGTCCGGACATAATGGCAATACTTGAAGACAGGGGCTATCGGTCAACTGCGCCGCGCCGCGCCATAGTGAGAGTCGTCGAAGAAAAGCAGGAAGGTTTTACCGCTGAAGATGTGGTCCGTGAGCTGCCGAAGGTAGGCAGGGCAACCGTTTTCCGCACGCTCAAGCTCTTCCTAGAAGCGGGTATAATCTGCCGGCTGAGCCTGCTTGACGGCGCGCCGCGATATATGCTCTCGCGCATCGAGCATCACCACCATACTATTTGCATCAAGTGCGGCAAGATCGGCGAGTTCCGCGCGGCAACGGTCGAGCGTCTCATCAGGGCAATAGGCGCCGACCTATCCGGCGAAATTGTCGGGCATCGGGTCGAGCTAG
Encoded here:
- the pyrD gene encoding dihydroorotate dehydrogenase (quinone) encodes the protein MDLLSLKHRKRSRGRKLLIINPDTYRTFIKPLLFRLPPETAQSVAHMALKQHQVWRAASSLLQVDDSRLEVDLAGMRLSNPVGLAAGYDKDCESLPALESIGFGYLTCGTVTEMPRAGNPAPRVLRYERDDALVNSYGFPSKGVDYTERQLREAQPLLKGTPVVASVSGVAADEILRCHLRLEPYASAIEINISSPNTLGLRIFQQPDTLRQLLGALNEQRHKPLFIKLPPYIEMPSIGSEQRDMVLSLVDVCVEQGVEAVTIANTWPIRDSRLAVGAGGLSGKPVFADMVKMVSDIRAEAGSGLAINACGGIFSGEDALAAIQAGATTVQILTSLIYRGPGIVRRINRQMLTQMDIEGMPALTY
- the rbsK gene encoding ribokinase, whose translation is MATGKNPPKPKVVVLGSVNMDLVATMRRMPDLGETVAGDGFFTAGGGKGANQAVALARLGADVRMVGKVGDDDFGRALLDGLRAEGVDVHDVALDAAHSTGIAMILVDAAGQNRIAAVYGANMACDEQQLVAAKRAMNGADILMLQLETPPEISVAAAMHARSIGVRVVWDPAPAAAMPDDGFATADILTPNEIEAAELTGISVKGVQGARDAAKSLLAKDVGVAVVKLGQQGVYAASADKEYFVPPLKVDMVDSVAAGDAFGAALAVALAEGNGIDNALKFGAAAGALAVTKPGARDAMPFRTDVESLLAQSP
- a CDS encoding HAD family phosphatase, encoding MAYKLIALDVDGTIRTAGSPIAERTRRAVDAVRRAGAIVTLATGRTFGSATPNCGILGIEVPIATSQGAYIANPVSEEVLHHHTLTTDMALAALDALEDHTSNDGTQAVAYHSERIYVDRMSEWAAGYGQRTEMDVVLVEDLREIADEGLTRIVAVGEDCDIEMLERDIMPELSNRMLVTRSLPYFCEILHSQGGKEDALEWMCDHFGIQQSETVAFGNGYNDIQMLEWVNLGIAVGDAVPEALAAADIIAPAFAEHGVAQVLEDLLRDGKIG
- a CDS encoding RidA family protein — encoded protein: MAEIEKRIKELGITLPDSPPPMANYVPAVQTGNLLFVAGLGPAARDDGTTPNGKVGKDLSLDEGYEAARLVGINLLSRLKSVLGDLDRVERVVKLLSMVNCTPEFNQQPQVANGCSDLLVEVFGDKGRHARSAVGMASLPNDIPVEIEMIVEIRD
- a CDS encoding transcriptional repressor, whose protein sequence is MATVLTSRPDIMAILEDRGYRSTAPRRAIVRVVEEKQEGFTAEDVVRELPKVGRATVFRTLKLFLEAGIICRLSLLDGAPRYMLSRIEHHHHTICIKCGKIGEFRAATVERLIRAIGADLSGEIVGHRVELDVVCETCLSTGGYKHNGTTVSGRYHH